One genomic region from Armatimonadota bacterium encodes:
- a CDS encoding right-handed parallel beta-helix repeat-containing protein, whose translation MNPIALLICLLILTAGALAAPVDLFVSTSGNDAWSGTLAAPNADGTDGPFATLTRARDEVRQLKTAGRLAQGATVHVRGGTYRLSEPVRLGSEDSGAPGAPIIWRAFEKEPVTLLASLPITGFGPWKGEILVADLKGTPLEKVAFRQLFFGGQRQTMARYPNVDPDDPHFGQWAYVLDAEPAPATNLSVSDNIAAVKDHFTATGDVIKPTWEKVSQAEVAIHPAYGWAWNIVPVKSVDDETDTINLARPVSYGLMVGDRYFVQNLLAELDAPGEWYLDRDESKLYFWPPADINSAEVAAPVADSLFVVEKGAEITVRGFTLEQCSGTAVALKDCDRCLVGGCTIRNTGSWAVSITGGRESGAQGNDIYATGAGGITINAGDRKTLTRGDCFADNNYIHHIAAFQRTYNTGVNLNGVGNRASHNLIHDCYHQALLLGGNDNVAEYNIVHHTNLGSEDTGGLYMSSRDYTQRGSVIRYNIFRHIGGFGKANSWQPVRNGQVEFHYPGFTWGIYLDAPEVGCTIYGNVLYSVPVCGMFNHEGRDNTWENNIIIDAPAFRVSSGNYPQLDEQSYSYIKKLREQGGYDTYLEHYPELATYTDDTATHNTCAPGRFVRNIVYYTPEGGKWMRDKNARAWGDGQLVWTFRGPQAAFDGFRFDSNCVFGPPDLPLKFSCTVTPGAEKLMSWDEWRGTGQDPHSILADPLFVDVEKRNFRLRPESPALKLGFQQIPLEQIGPYEDELRASWPVVEAPGVSALGDFTTQRFFKLPGVEPVAAAEVQTRGGLGNLAAKLKAGKPVTIVAFAGGNHAQGGWLNQFADWLRAGYPNSEITAINASIHGGFRGSGASVFRFGHDALRHNPDLVIIDFAADDFESGDEAVRGNAEGMVRQAWKANPETDLLFVYAFRPEYATDYAKGMCPSTVSAYERVGMHYNIPSVNMGYRIAAMVKDGKVALKPAADGAQAPDIPVFSRDGVSVTADGNRLYAESLTDAITELLEAGRPGPHALPKAMRGRNMEGAVQIPITRDMLSGEWEEVVPPQIGASKWDNHFDRLWVTKTPGSKLTFTFTGTRAWIFDVFGPGTGCAKVTIDGVDRGVRQQVDSWSYYYRLGSLEIGSNLPAGEHTVTVELLPDVPDRSVPIEAAKKANQYRPADFEGVALHFGAISVLQTP comes from the coding sequence ATGAATCCAATCGCCCTGCTGATCTGTCTGCTGATCCTGACGGCCGGAGCTCTTGCTGCTCCGGTCGATCTGTTCGTCTCGACTTCAGGGAACGATGCCTGGTCCGGCACCCTCGCCGCGCCCAATGCCGACGGCACCGACGGGCCCTTCGCGACCTTGACCCGGGCGCGCGATGAAGTGCGCCAGCTCAAGACTGCCGGCCGCCTTGCGCAGGGGGCGACAGTCCACGTGCGCGGCGGCACGTACCGGCTGAGCGAACCGGTCCGGCTGGGATCGGAGGACTCCGGCGCTCCCGGCGCGCCCATCATCTGGCGGGCATTCGAGAAGGAACCGGTCACGCTCCTGGCGTCATTGCCCATCACCGGGTTCGGCCCTTGGAAGGGCGAGATCCTGGTCGCCGATCTGAAAGGCACGCCGCTGGAGAAGGTTGCTTTCCGTCAACTCTTCTTCGGCGGACAGCGCCAGACCATGGCGCGCTACCCCAATGTGGACCCGGATGATCCCCATTTCGGGCAGTGGGCCTACGTCCTGGACGCGGAACCGGCGCCGGCCACCAACCTGTCCGTCTCGGACAACATCGCCGCCGTGAAGGACCATTTCACGGCAACCGGCGACGTCATCAAGCCTACGTGGGAGAAGGTGTCCCAGGCCGAGGTCGCGATTCACCCCGCGTATGGCTGGGCGTGGAATATCGTGCCAGTCAAGTCAGTGGACGACGAGACCGACACCATCAACCTGGCCAGACCCGTGAGTTACGGGCTCATGGTCGGGGACCGCTACTTCGTGCAGAATCTTCTGGCTGAACTGGACGCACCGGGCGAGTGGTACCTGGATCGCGATGAGTCGAAGCTCTACTTCTGGCCCCCGGCGGACATCAACAGCGCTGAGGTCGCTGCCCCGGTCGCCGACTCACTGTTCGTGGTTGAAAAAGGCGCGGAGATCACTGTACGCGGCTTCACCCTGGAGCAGTGCAGCGGAACCGCCGTGGCGCTGAAGGACTGCGATCGCTGTCTTGTGGGTGGCTGCACCATCCGCAATACGGGCTCGTGGGCGGTCTCCATCACCGGCGGTCGGGAGTCCGGCGCGCAGGGCAACGACATTTACGCCACCGGCGCGGGAGGGATAACCATCAATGCGGGCGACCGCAAGACCCTCACCCGGGGCGACTGTTTCGCCGACAACAACTACATCCACCACATCGCCGCCTTCCAACGCACTTATAACACCGGCGTGAATCTCAACGGTGTGGGCAACCGCGCCAGCCACAACCTGATCCACGACTGCTATCACCAGGCGCTGCTGCTGGGCGGCAACGACAATGTGGCAGAGTATAATATCGTACACCACACCAACCTGGGTTCCGAGGACACCGGCGGTCTGTACATGTCCTCGCGCGACTACACCCAGCGCGGAAGCGTAATCCGCTACAACATCTTCCGCCACATCGGCGGGTTCGGGAAAGCCAATTCCTGGCAGCCTGTGCGTAACGGGCAGGTGGAGTTTCACTATCCCGGCTTCACCTGGGGCATCTACCTGGATGCGCCCGAGGTGGGCTGCACGATCTACGGCAATGTGCTGTACAGCGTGCCGGTCTGCGGGATGTTCAACCACGAGGGCCGGGACAATACCTGGGAGAACAACATCATCATTGACGCCCCCGCGTTCCGCGTGAGCAGCGGAAACTACCCGCAACTGGACGAGCAGTCATACTCATACATCAAGAAGCTGCGGGAACAGGGGGGCTACGACACCTATCTGGAGCATTACCCCGAACTGGCGACCTACACCGATGACACCGCAACCCACAACACCTGCGCGCCGGGGCGATTCGTGCGCAATATCGTTTACTACACCCCCGAAGGCGGCAAGTGGATGCGCGACAAGAACGCCCGGGCATGGGGAGACGGCCAGCTGGTGTGGACTTTCCGCGGCCCGCAAGCGGCCTTCGACGGCTTCCGCTTTGACAGCAACTGCGTCTTTGGCCCGCCAGATCTGCCCCTCAAGTTCTCCTGCACGGTCACTCCGGGCGCCGAAAAGCTGATGAGCTGGGACGAATGGCGCGGAACCGGCCAGGACCCCCACTCTATCCTCGCCGATCCTCTTTTCGTGGATGTCGAGAAACGTAACTTCCGACTTCGCCCCGAATCACCGGCCCTCAAGCTGGGCTTCCAGCAGATACCTCTGGAGCAGATCGGCCCCTACGAAGACGAACTGCGCGCCAGTTGGCCGGTTGTCGAGGCTCCGGGCGTCTCTGCACTGGGGGACTTCACAACCCAGCGCTTCTTCAAACTGCCGGGAGTGGAGCCGGTCGCGGCAGCGGAAGTGCAGACCCGCGGCGGCCTGGGAAATCTCGCTGCGAAGCTCAAGGCAGGCAAGCCCGTAACCATTGTGGCCTTTGCCGGAGGAAATCACGCGCAGGGCGGCTGGCTGAACCAGTTTGCCGACTGGCTGCGCGCCGGCTATCCGAACTCGGAGATCACAGCCATCAATGCCTCAATCCACGGCGGGTTCCGGGGCTCAGGCGCCAGCGTTTTCCGGTTCGGTCATGATGCCCTGCGTCACAACCCGGACCTGGTGATAATCGACTTCGCCGCCGATGACTTCGAGAGTGGGGACGAGGCCGTGCGTGGCAATGCCGAAGGCATGGTGCGACAGGCGTGGAAGGCCAACCCCGAGACAGACCTGCTCTTCGTCTACGCATTCCGGCCGGAATACGCAACTGACTATGCAAAGGGGATGTGCCCCAGCACTGTATCAGCCTACGAGCGTGTAGGGATGCACTACAACATCCCTTCGGTCAACATGGGTTATCGTATCGCGGCGATGGTGAAAGACGGCAAGGTGGCGCTCAAGCCGGCAGCGGACGGAGCGCAGGCCCCGGACATCCCTGTCTTCAGCCGGGACGGCGTATCCGTGACGGCCGACGGGAACAGGCTGTACGCGGAGAGCCTGACTGATGCGATCACAGAGCTTCTCGAAGCAGGCAGGCCGGGGCCTCACGCGCTGCCCAAAGCCATGCGCGGCCGGAACATGGAGGGCGCGGTGCAGATACCGATCACCCGGGACATGCTGAGCGGGGAGTGGGAGGAGGTTGTTCCTCCGCAGATCGGTGCCAGCAAGTGGGACAACCACTTCGACCGCCTGTGGGTGACGAAGACCCCGGGCTCGAAGCTAACCTTCACCTTCACGGGTACGCGCGCATGGATCTTCGACGTCTTCGGGCCGGGTACCGGGTGCGCGAAGGTGACTATCGACGGGGTGGACCGCGGCGTGCGGCAACAGGTGGACTCGTGGTCATACTACTACCGGCTGGGGAGCCTGGAGATCGGTTCTAACCTGCCTGCCGGAGAGCACACGGTGACGGTTGAGCTTCTGCCGGACGTGCCCGACCGAAGCGTGCCCATCGAGGCCGCAAAGAAGGCGAATCAGTACCGGCCCGCCGACTTCGAGGGAGTAGCGCTTCACTTTGGGGCGATCAGCGTCCTGCAGACGCCCTGA
- a CDS encoding creatininase family protein: MNCHWEELTVGDFAQAVKDVGGVCVVPLGCLEKHGPHLPLGTDVFVARKVAELAVQQEPAIIFPPHFIGWIHDGKHHPGAVALRPELLLDMLENICEEIARNGLTKIILVNGHGGNEPMLNYFVWKGMAKKRAFQLYYARLRDYYWAESDAEILETGHGHAGEGETSSVLATRPDLVQMDNATSAGEPRGRLAHLPPMSTGWEWHADWPEHHAGDSTLGTAQKGEKLLARMAPRLAAIIKAVREDTAAQALQNEFFSRIDHR; this comes from the coding sequence ATGAACTGCCACTGGGAAGAGTTGACCGTCGGTGATTTCGCGCAGGCCGTGAAAGATGTGGGCGGCGTATGTGTCGTCCCCCTGGGGTGCCTGGAGAAACACGGCCCGCACCTTCCGCTGGGAACCGACGTGTTCGTGGCCCGCAAGGTGGCGGAGCTTGCTGTGCAGCAAGAGCCCGCGATCATCTTCCCACCCCACTTCATCGGCTGGATCCACGACGGCAAGCACCACCCCGGTGCCGTGGCCTTGCGGCCCGAACTGCTGCTGGACATGCTGGAGAACATCTGCGAGGAGATTGCGCGCAACGGGCTCACGAAGATCATCCTGGTGAATGGCCACGGCGGCAATGAGCCGATGCTCAACTACTTCGTCTGGAAGGGTATGGCGAAGAAGCGGGCATTTCAGCTCTATTACGCGCGGCTGCGTGATTACTACTGGGCGGAGAGTGACGCGGAGATCCTGGAAACGGGCCACGGCCACGCAGGTGAGGGCGAAACCAGCAGCGTGCTCGCGACCCGGCCAGACCTGGTGCAGATGGACAACGCCACATCCGCCGGTGAACCGCGGGGACGGTTAGCGCATCTCCCGCCAATGTCCACGGGCTGGGAGTGGCACGCGGACTGGCCTGAGCACCACGCCGGCGATTCGACGCTGGGCACCGCTCAGAAGGGCGAGAAGCTGCTGGCACGGATGGCGCCGAGGCTCGCGGCGATCATCAAAGCGGTTCGCGAGGACACCGCTGCCCAGGCCCTGCAAAATGAGTTCTTCTCGCGCATCGATCACCGATGA